A DNA window from Hymenobacter aquaticus contains the following coding sequences:
- a CDS encoding T9SS type A sorting domain-containing protein: MKQLLLLGLVCLSVGLRAQSQHPNVLISVQNSPNETSIAINPKNTQELIAGANLNNQYTSLDGGRTWTWRTLTSPYSVWGDPCVVADTTGAFYYFHLSNPGASSLAFPFIDRLLVQRTGAAAQPFSYRSYFALNPPKQQDKEWVAVDRKTNALYATWTEFDNYGSLSSRDSTRILFSRSLDQAQTWSTPQRISFYGGDAVDEDETVEGAVPAVGPNGEIYSAWAGPRGIVFNRSLDKGQTWLPRERTIVSQPGGWDYAVPGIYRANGLPVTAADASPGPHRGNVYVNWTDQRNGPTDTDVWLARSTDGGQTWSTPIRVNNDPAGRHQFFTWMTVDQKTGYLWFVFYDRRNYADNRTDVYGARSTDGGLTFQNFRLSQSPFVPNESAFFGDYSNITAYNNVVRPVWTRMDNTQASVWTALIDVTVLAAKGPGALPDLTLQTYPNPATHTLNLALDLPSAAPARIELLTPTGRHVRTALQQNLTAGHQQLSLPVRDLAAGVYLLEVTIGDNILHRKVTVVH, encoded by the coding sequence ATGAAACAACTTCTACTGCTTGGCTTGGTATGCCTGTCAGTCGGGCTGCGGGCCCAGTCGCAGCACCCCAACGTGCTGATCAGCGTGCAGAACTCGCCTAATGAAACCAGCATTGCCATCAACCCCAAGAACACCCAGGAGCTGATTGCCGGGGCCAACCTCAACAACCAGTACACTTCCCTCGACGGGGGCCGCACCTGGACGTGGCGCACCCTGACCTCGCCCTACTCGGTGTGGGGCGACCCGTGCGTGGTGGCCGACACGACCGGGGCCTTCTACTACTTTCACCTGTCGAACCCCGGCGCGTCGTCGCTGGCCTTTCCCTTCATCGACCGGCTCCTGGTGCAGCGCACCGGCGCGGCGGCCCAGCCCTTCAGCTACCGCAGCTACTTCGCCCTGAACCCGCCCAAGCAGCAGGACAAGGAATGGGTGGCCGTGGACCGCAAAACCAACGCCCTGTACGCCACCTGGACCGAGTTCGACAACTACGGCAGCCTCAGCTCCCGCGACAGTACCCGCATCCTGTTTTCCCGCTCCCTGGACCAGGCCCAGACCTGGAGCACGCCCCAGCGCATCAGCTTCTACGGCGGCGACGCGGTGGATGAGGACGAGACGGTGGAGGGCGCCGTGCCGGCCGTGGGGCCCAACGGGGAAATCTACTCGGCCTGGGCCGGGCCGCGCGGCATCGTGTTCAACCGCAGCCTCGACAAGGGCCAGACCTGGCTGCCCCGCGAGCGGACCATCGTGAGCCAGCCCGGCGGCTGGGACTACGCCGTGCCCGGCATCTACCGCGCCAACGGCCTGCCCGTCACGGCCGCCGACGCCAGTCCGGGCCCGCACCGCGGCAACGTGTACGTGAACTGGACCGACCAGCGCAACGGCCCCACCGACACCGACGTGTGGCTGGCCCGCAGCACCGACGGCGGCCAGACCTGGAGCACCCCGATTCGGGTGAACAACGACCCCGCCGGCCGCCACCAGTTCTTTACCTGGATGACCGTGGACCAGAAGACGGGCTACCTGTGGTTTGTCTTCTACGACCGGCGCAACTACGCCGACAACCGCACCGACGTCTACGGAGCCCGCAGCACCGACGGCGGCCTGACCTTCCAGAACTTCCGCCTCAGCCAGAGCCCGTTCGTGCCCAACGAAAGCGCCTTTTTCGGCGACTACAGCAACATCACGGCCTACAACAACGTGGTGCGCCCCGTCTGGACGCGCATGGACAACACCCAGGCCAGCGTCTGGACGGCCCTGATTGACGTGACGGTGCTGGCCGCCAAGGGTCCCGGCGCCCTGCCCGACCTCACGCTGCAAACCTACCCCAACCCGGCCACTCACACCCTGAACCTGGCCCTGGACCTGCCCTCGGCCGCCCCGGCCCGCATCGAGCTGCTCACGCCCACCGGCCGGCACGTGCGTACGGCCCTGCAACAAAACCTAACGGCCGGCCACCAGCAGCTCAGCCTCCCGGTGCGCGACCTAGCGGCGGGCGTGTACCTGCTGGAAGTAACAATCGGGGACAACATCCTGCACCGCAAAGTCACGGTGGTGCATTAG
- a CDS encoding hydroxymethylglutaryl-CoA reductase, giving the protein MIFTPSPMLLKLLYTRGSLHNTPEGVAFSIKNRLDTVRITRIDAVLIDGQRLGTEQIALDLGEGDVRPATVFNADSAGFELPVGQAATFHLATEHLKEGIHTVAVQFSADPFGELNVEVEDAIVNIPDTRTRIPRQEQDDYSEAAIQARQRFAEEFSGQEFKHLKHYSFDPHLLQGNCEHFTGVAQIPVGLAGPLTVNGEHAQGDFLIPMATTEGTLVASYNRGIQVLNLCGGVKCTVIGDAMQRAPVFVFDDARGARDFGRWVEEEIEKIRPEAESTSRVAKLQYIDTYLSNKFAYLRFNYSTGDAAGQNMVGRATFAACSWILENYKGAPIRHFYLESNFATDKKASQINVMRTRGKRVVAEAVVKRDVLQQRMRVTPEQLAYHGQVSNVGAFLSGANNNGAHSANGITAMFIATGQDVANVSESSAGILYSEVTKDGDLYLSITIPSLIVATHGGGTGLATQNECLRMLGCVGRGTVNKFAEIVAGVVLAGELSLGSAISSSDWVSSHEQYGRNR; this is encoded by the coding sequence ATGATCTTTACGCCCAGCCCCATGCTCCTGAAGCTGCTCTATACCCGCGGCAGCCTGCACAACACGCCCGAGGGCGTGGCCTTCAGCATCAAGAACCGCCTCGACACGGTGCGCATCACCCGCATCGACGCGGTGCTGATTGACGGGCAGCGCCTGGGCACGGAGCAGATTGCCCTGGATTTGGGCGAGGGCGACGTGCGGCCCGCCACGGTGTTCAACGCCGACAGCGCGGGCTTCGAGCTGCCCGTCGGGCAGGCCGCCACGTTCCATTTGGCCACCGAGCACCTCAAGGAAGGCATTCACACCGTGGCCGTGCAGTTCTCGGCCGACCCCTTCGGCGAGCTGAACGTGGAAGTGGAAGACGCCATCGTCAACATTCCCGATACCCGCACCCGCATTCCGCGCCAGGAGCAGGACGACTACTCCGAGGCCGCCATCCAGGCCCGGCAGCGCTTCGCCGAGGAGTTTTCGGGCCAGGAGTTCAAGCACCTGAAGCACTACTCCTTCGACCCCCACCTGCTGCAAGGCAACTGCGAGCATTTCACCGGCGTGGCCCAGATTCCGGTGGGCCTGGCCGGCCCCCTGACCGTGAACGGCGAGCACGCCCAGGGCGACTTCCTCATCCCGATGGCCACCACCGAGGGCACGCTGGTAGCCAGCTACAACCGCGGCATTCAGGTGCTCAACCTCTGCGGGGGCGTGAAGTGCACCGTCATCGGCGACGCCATGCAGCGGGCCCCGGTCTTCGTGTTCGACGACGCCCGCGGGGCCCGCGACTTTGGCCGCTGGGTGGAGGAGGAAATCGAGAAGATCCGACCCGAGGCCGAAAGCACCTCCCGGGTGGCCAAACTCCAGTACATCGACACCTACCTGAGCAACAAGTTCGCCTACCTGCGCTTCAACTACAGCACCGGCGACGCGGCCGGGCAGAACATGGTGGGCCGGGCCACCTTCGCCGCCTGCTCCTGGATTCTGGAAAACTACAAGGGCGCGCCCATCCGCCACTTCTACCTCGAATCGAACTTCGCCACCGACAAAAAGGCCAGCCAGATCAACGTGATGCGCACCCGGGGCAAGCGCGTGGTGGCCGAGGCCGTGGTGAAGCGCGACGTACTGCAGCAGCGCATGCGCGTGACGCCCGAGCAGCTGGCCTACCACGGGCAGGTGAGCAACGTGGGCGCCTTTCTATCAGGGGCCAATAACAACGGGGCCCACTCGGCCAACGGCATTACGGCCATGTTCATTGCCACCGGCCAGGACGTGGCCAACGTCTCGGAGTCGTCGGCGGGCATCCTGTACTCGGAAGTCACCAAGGACGGCGACCTGTATCTGAGCATCACCATTCCGTCGCTCATCGTGGCTACCCACGGCGGGGGCACCGGCCTGGCCACCCAGAACGAGTGCCTGCGGATGCTGGGCTGCGTGGGCCGGGGCACGGTGAATAAGTTTGCCGAAATCGTGGCCGGCGTGGTGCTGGCCGGTGAGCTGAGCCTGGGCTCGGCCATTTCCTCCTCCGACTGGGTGAGCAGCCACGAGCAGTACGGCCGCAACCGGTAA
- a CDS encoding energy transducer TonB, with product MLNLPLLNVRLSACPVAPEQLTPTAQGHYCASCQRPVHDFTAGTQADLAAARAASPDGRVCGQFRREQLAAGLPAASPRLRPRLRRFVVALTLVCGLGLSAREAVAQVRKAELNTRFRPTTELRLTTPEELSPLARRKDTLPVTGECTKVYTGAIELMPTFPGGIKALHAYMQHNLHYPDSVEAAGKVFITFLVTSTGAIANAKVMHGIDPVLDAEALRVVRQMPAWTPGQSNGKPSNVAYTLPITFSREAEAAAPKAKGRRRAGGR from the coding sequence ATGCTCAACCTGCCCCTGCTCAACGTCCGCCTCTCGGCCTGCCCGGTAGCCCCCGAGCAGCTCACGCCCACCGCCCAGGGCCACTACTGCGCCAGCTGCCAGCGCCCCGTGCACGACTTCACCGCCGGCACCCAGGCCGATCTGGCCGCCGCCCGCGCCGCTTCTCCCGACGGGCGGGTGTGCGGGCAGTTTCGGCGGGAGCAGCTGGCCGCCGGGCTGCCCGCAGCTTCGCCCCGGTTGCGGCCCCGGCTACGGCGGTTCGTGGTAGCCCTGACGCTGGTGTGCGGGCTGGGGCTGAGCGCCCGAGAGGCCGTGGCCCAGGTGCGCAAGGCGGAACTGAACACCCGGTTTCGGCCCACGACGGAGCTGCGGCTGACGACGCCCGAGGAGCTGAGCCCACTGGCCCGGCGGAAGGATACCCTTCCTGTCACGGGGGAATGCACGAAGGTGTATACGGGCGCTATAGAACTCATGCCGACCTTTCCCGGCGGCATCAAAGCCCTGCACGCGTATATGCAGCACAACCTGCACTACCCCGACAGCGTCGAGGCCGCGGGGAAAGTGTTCATTACCTTTCTGGTCACCAGCACCGGGGCCATTGCTAATGCCAAGGTCATGCACGGCATCGACCCGGTGCTCGACGCGGAGGCGCTGCGCGTGGTGCGGCAGATGCCCGCCTGGACGCCGGGCCAAAGCAACGGCAAGCCCAGTAACGTTGCATACACCCTGCCCATCACCTTCAGCCGGGAGGCGGAGGCCGCAGCCCCGAAGGCGAAAGGCAGGCGCCGGGCGGGCGGCCGATAG
- a CDS encoding WG repeat-containing protein, with protein sequence MPGFFFPASVLKPASVLLLGLLLAAPLGAQQAPARLIPCRKGTKWGYADQSRRVVLPLLYDEAGPFVQEVAWVRIGSLYGYIDGGGNPVTPVHFTRAGSFVQGRATVELGGETFQITTSGQRITQEPEPAPETEFLTQGDMVRQNGKVGFRFTVGQAVVPALYDEIQENYNGLLFVRQGTKWGVINSKGTLTLPLEYDAIRAVEANNFAYAIVEQQGRFGYLAEDGRLLVPIKYSAAEPFVASVARVTTPDGRTGYIDVRGREFFD encoded by the coding sequence ATGCCTGGCTTCTTCTTCCCCGCTTCCGTCCTCAAACCGGCGTCTGTGCTGCTGCTCGGGCTGCTGCTGGCCGCCCCGCTGGGGGCCCAGCAGGCCCCGGCCCGCCTGATTCCGTGCCGCAAGGGCACCAAGTGGGGCTACGCCGACCAGAGCCGGCGCGTGGTGCTGCCCCTGCTCTACGACGAGGCCGGCCCCTTCGTGCAGGAAGTGGCCTGGGTGCGCATCGGCAGCCTCTACGGCTACATCGACGGGGGCGGCAACCCCGTTACGCCCGTGCACTTCACCCGGGCCGGCTCCTTCGTGCAGGGCCGGGCCACGGTGGAGCTGGGCGGCGAAACCTTCCAGATTACGACCAGCGGGCAGCGCATCACGCAGGAGCCCGAGCCCGCGCCCGAAACCGAGTTTCTCACCCAGGGCGACATGGTGCGGCAAAACGGCAAGGTCGGCTTCCGCTTCACGGTGGGCCAGGCCGTGGTGCCGGCCCTCTACGACGAGATTCAGGAAAACTACAACGGCCTGCTCTTCGTGCGCCAGGGCACCAAGTGGGGCGTCATCAATAGCAAGGGCACGCTCACGCTGCCCCTCGAGTACGACGCCATCCGGGCCGTGGAGGCCAACAACTTCGCCTACGCCATCGTGGAGCAGCAGGGCCGCTTCGGTTACCTGGCCGAGGATGGCCGCCTGCTGGTGCCCATCAAATACAGCGCCGCCGAGCCCTTCGTGGCCAGCGTGGCCCGCGTAACGACCCCCGACGGCCGCACCGGCTACATCGACGTGCGCGGCCGGGAGTTTTTCGACTAA
- a CDS encoding phytanoyl-CoA dioxygenase family protein has protein sequence MNPTTPYPRFTLEAQLTPEQRSFFQQYGFLHFRGFASPGQVQDILRATATIQQQWLAEGREKVNGVPIKYGHDVDGSRIVQRFAFASQYSPVLHELLQDPRFAALFPLLEVPGGRVGENEKDGLVINHYVNVPGSEFSQMGWHTDSLRDVFYGKRIGPMLNVGLHLDDTPATNGGLRILPGTHHQSLREMIFRKKYFKDNTPDPQELAVETEAGDLTVHDGRMWHRVARSPLVGEASRRRVMYVPVIAGKYAPKQPDSPTPFYLRFLHLVK, from the coding sequence ATGAACCCAACCACACCCTACCCGCGCTTCACGCTGGAAGCCCAGCTTACGCCCGAGCAGCGCAGCTTCTTTCAGCAGTACGGCTTCCTGCACTTTCGCGGCTTTGCCAGCCCCGGGCAGGTGCAGGACATCCTGCGGGCCACCGCCACCATTCAGCAGCAGTGGCTGGCCGAGGGCCGCGAAAAGGTCAACGGGGTGCCCATCAAATACGGTCACGACGTGGATGGCTCCCGCATCGTGCAGCGCTTCGCCTTTGCCTCGCAGTATAGCCCCGTGCTGCACGAGCTGCTCCAGGACCCGCGGTTCGCGGCCCTGTTCCCGCTGCTGGAAGTGCCCGGCGGCCGGGTGGGCGAAAACGAGAAGGACGGCCTGGTTATCAACCACTACGTGAACGTGCCCGGCTCGGAGTTCAGCCAGATGGGCTGGCACACCGACTCGCTGCGCGACGTGTTCTACGGCAAGCGCATCGGGCCCATGCTGAACGTGGGCCTGCACCTGGACGACACCCCGGCCACCAACGGCGGCCTGCGCATCTTGCCCGGCACCCACCACCAGTCGCTGCGCGAAATGATTTTCCGCAAGAAGTACTTCAAGGACAACACTCCCGACCCGCAGGAGCTGGCCGTGGAAACCGAAGCCGGCGACCTGACCGTGCACGACGGCCGCATGTGGCACCGCGTGGCCCGCTCCCCGCTGGTGGGCGAAGCCTCGCGCCGCCGCGTGATGTACGTGCCCGTCATTGCCGGCAAGTACGCCCCCAAGCAGCCCGACAGCCCCACGCCCTTCTACCTGCGCTTCCTGCATCTGGTGAAGTAG
- a CDS encoding SDR family NAD(P)-dependent oxidoreductase produces the protein MSYALITGASRGIGRALATELARRGYNLLLTARSADQLAQLAAELGPRHGVQIHFLPLDLAEVGAATRLADWARAQTAELAVLVNNAGYGLWGRFADLPLAAQQNMLQLNMLLPVELTHQLLPLLRQQPKAYILNVASTAAYQAVPTLTLYAASKAFLLTFSRGLRYELRDSSVSVTCLSPGATTTDFADRAGMSAGLQEVAAKLSMTPEQVAHAGVVALLSGQAEVIPGALNKVSATLTGFVPKSITEKIAANIYEKHLK, from the coding sequence ATGTCTTACGCTCTTATTACGGGGGCTTCCCGCGGAATAGGCCGGGCGCTGGCCACCGAGCTGGCGCGGCGCGGCTACAACCTGCTGCTCACGGCCCGCAGCGCCGATCAGCTGGCGCAGCTGGCCGCCGAGCTGGGTCCGCGCCACGGGGTGCAAATTCACTTCCTGCCCCTCGACCTGGCCGAAGTGGGAGCTGCCACCCGCCTCGCCGACTGGGCCCGGGCCCAAACCGCCGAGCTGGCCGTGCTGGTGAATAACGCGGGCTATGGCCTGTGGGGCCGGTTTGCGGATTTGCCCCTGGCCGCCCAGCAGAACATGCTCCAGCTGAACATGCTGCTGCCCGTAGAGCTGACCCACCAGCTGCTGCCCCTGCTCCGGCAGCAGCCCAAAGCCTACATTCTGAACGTGGCCAGCACCGCCGCCTACCAGGCCGTGCCCACGCTCACGCTCTACGCGGCCAGCAAGGCCTTCCTGCTCACCTTCTCGCGCGGCCTGCGCTACGAGCTGCGCGACTCGTCGGTGTCGGTCACCTGCCTGAGCCCCGGGGCCACCACCACCGACTTCGCCGACCGCGCCGGCATGAGTGCCGGCCTGCAGGAAGTAGCCGCCAAGCTCTCGATGACGCCCGAGCAGGTGGCCCACGCCGGCGTCGTGGCCCTGCTCAGCGGCCAGGCCGAGGTGATTCCCGGTGCCCTGAACAAGGTGTCGGCCACGCTCACGGGCTTCGTGCCCAAGTCGATAACCGAGAAAATAGCGGCCAACATCTACGAGAAGCACCTGAAGTAG
- a CDS encoding phosphatase PAP2-related protein has translation MTSSAVPSSPASPSSWPQLWRQPAFRWRLLGILAALLALGASIPRFFAFIQARPGVRLPDPLLAVLPAHDVSWLTFGVIYVSVAVAVVYLLPRPLRLLRALWAYGLLHLLRLLTLWLLPLEPPTGLVLLHDPLVDQLFYASATPITKDLFFSGHTATVVLLALAVGPRLLRRGLLLAAALIGLLVLVQHAHYSYDVAAAPLFAGLSFWLAGRIVRR, from the coding sequence ATGACTTCCTCCGCCGTTCCTTCTTCGCCCGCTTCTCCCTCCTCCTGGCCCCAGCTGTGGCGGCAGCCCGCCTTCCGGTGGCGCCTGCTCGGCATTCTGGCGGCGCTGCTGGCGTTGGGGGCCAGCATTCCGCGCTTTTTCGCCTTCATTCAGGCCCGGCCCGGCGTGCGGCTCCCCGACCCGCTGCTGGCCGTGCTGCCCGCCCACGATGTGTCGTGGCTGACGTTCGGGGTGATTTACGTGAGCGTGGCCGTGGCCGTGGTGTATCTACTGCCCCGGCCGCTGCGGCTGCTGCGAGCTCTGTGGGCCTACGGGCTGCTGCACCTGCTGCGCCTGCTCACGCTCTGGCTCTTGCCCCTGGAGCCGCCCACCGGCCTGGTGCTGCTCCACGACCCGCTAGTCGACCAGCTGTTCTACGCCTCGGCCACGCCCATTACCAAAGACCTGTTCTTCTCGGGGCACACGGCCACGGTGGTGCTGCTGGCCCTGGCCGTGGGCCCGCGCCTGCTGCGCCGGGGCCTGCTGCTAGCGGCGGCCCTCATTGGCCTGCTGGTGCTGGTGCAGCACGCCCACTACAGCTACGACGTGGCGGCCGCGCCCCTGTTTGCCGGGCTGAGCTTCTGGCTGGCGGGGCGCATCGTGCGCCGCTGA
- a CDS encoding amidohydrolase: protein MKQSYLFVAALGVVGTLAAAPAATAQNAALDARIAQLAAAEEAKVIAWRRDLHAHPELGNEETRTAGIVAAHLKSLGLEVQTGVARTGVVGILRGGKPGPVVALRADMDALPVTEASGVPFASTVKATYLGQPVGVMHACGHDAHVAMLMGAAEVLSQVKKDLPGTIKFIFQPAEEGSLPGVEGGAKLMVKEGVLDNPKVDAIFGLHINAQTEVGNLSFRPGGEMASSDRFTIKVIGKGAHGARPWSSVDPVVTAAQIIVGLQTIVSRQVNLTDDAAVVTVGTLKGGVRYNVIPADVELSGTIRAFNKKAQEQIWAAIRRTATGIAESAGATAEVDIVPYVPVTFNDLPLTAKMLPTLQAVAGGAAHVQEVKVNTWAEDFSLYQEKVPGVFVFVGGMRKGGDVATTADHHTAGFTLDESGFTLGVKTLATLAADYLSLKK, encoded by the coding sequence ATGAAACAATCTTACCTGTTTGTGGCCGCCCTCGGCGTGGTGGGCACGCTAGCCGCGGCTCCCGCCGCCACGGCCCAGAATGCCGCCCTCGACGCCCGTATTGCCCAGCTGGCCGCGGCCGAAGAAGCCAAAGTCATTGCCTGGCGGCGCGACTTGCACGCGCACCCCGAGCTGGGCAACGAGGAAACGCGCACAGCGGGCATCGTGGCGGCCCACCTCAAAAGCCTGGGTCTGGAAGTGCAGACCGGCGTGGCCCGCACCGGCGTAGTAGGCATTTTGCGCGGGGGCAAGCCTGGACCCGTGGTGGCCCTGCGCGCCGACATGGACGCGCTGCCCGTCACGGAAGCTTCCGGGGTGCCCTTCGCCTCGACGGTGAAAGCCACTTACCTGGGCCAGCCGGTGGGCGTGATGCACGCCTGCGGCCACGACGCGCACGTGGCCATGCTGATGGGCGCGGCCGAGGTGCTCAGCCAGGTGAAAAAGGACTTGCCCGGTACCATCAAGTTCATTTTCCAGCCCGCCGAGGAAGGCTCCCTGCCCGGCGTGGAAGGCGGGGCCAAGCTCATGGTGAAGGAAGGCGTGCTCGATAATCCCAAAGTTGACGCCATCTTCGGCCTGCACATCAACGCCCAGACCGAAGTGGGCAACCTCTCGTTTCGGCCCGGCGGGGAAATGGCTTCCTCCGACCGATTCACCATTAAAGTCATCGGCAAAGGCGCGCACGGGGCCCGGCCTTGGAGCAGCGTCGACCCGGTGGTGACGGCCGCCCAGATTATCGTGGGGCTGCAAACCATCGTCAGCCGGCAGGTGAACCTGACCGACGACGCGGCCGTCGTGACGGTGGGCACGCTCAAGGGCGGGGTGCGCTACAACGTTATTCCGGCCGACGTGGAGCTGAGCGGCACCATCCGGGCCTTCAACAAAAAGGCCCAGGAGCAAATCTGGGCCGCTATCCGGCGCACGGCCACCGGCATTGCCGAAAGCGCCGGGGCCACGGCCGAAGTCGACATCGTGCCCTACGTGCCCGTGACCTTTAACGACCTGCCCCTGACGGCCAAGATGCTGCCCACGCTGCAAGCCGTGGCGGGCGGGGCCGCCCACGTGCAGGAAGTGAAAGTGAATACCTGGGCCGAGGACTTTTCCCTCTACCAGGAAAAGGTGCCCGGCGTGTTCGTCTTCGTGGGCGGCATGCGCAAGGGCGGCGACGTGGCCACCACCGCCGACCACCACACGGCCGGCTTCACCCTCGACGAAAGCGGCTTCACGCTGGGCGTCAAAACCCTGGCGACCCTGGCCGCCGACTATCTGAGCCTGAAAAAGTAG
- a CDS encoding amidohydrolase produces the protein MKLTHYALPALLLSALLPPAATAQNAALDARIAQLAAAEEAKVIAWRRDLHAHPELGNEETRTAGIVAAHLKSLGLEVQTGVARTGVVGILRGGKPGPVVALRADMDGLPVTEKNELPFASKARTTYNGQEVGVMHACGHDTHVAMLMGAAEVLSQVKKDLPGTIKFIFQPAEEGSLPGVEGGAKLMVKEGVMENPKVDAVFGVHINAQTEVGTLKYRAGGEMAASDVFTIKVKGKSAHGAYPWLSVDPVVVASQIVMGLQTIISRQTLLTEDAAVITVGMIHGGVRNNIIPEQVELTGTIRTLNKDMQRKIWEDIRRTATNIAESASATAEVDITNYTPVTFNDLKLTERMLPSLRTATGSADKVVQQKAVTGAEDFAFYQEKAPGLFVFVGGMTKGTNPATTAPHHTAGFRIDESGLKLGVTTLATLAADYLTLKK, from the coding sequence ATGAAACTAACCCATTACGCCCTGCCCGCCCTGTTGCTCAGCGCCCTGCTGCCGCCTGCCGCCACGGCCCAGAACGCCGCCCTCGACGCCCGTATTGCCCAGCTGGCCGCGGCCGAAGAAGCCAAGGTCATAGCCTGGCGGCGCGACCTGCACGCGCACCCCGAGCTGGGCAACGAGGAAACGCGCACGGCCGGCATCGTGGCCGCCCACCTCAAAAGCCTGGGCCTGGAAGTGCAGACCGGCGTGGCCCGCACCGGCGTGGTGGGCATTCTGCGCGGGGGTAAGCCCGGCCCCGTGGTGGCCCTGCGCGCTGATATGGATGGCCTGCCCGTGACGGAAAAGAACGAGCTGCCTTTCGCCAGCAAGGCCCGCACCACCTACAACGGGCAGGAAGTAGGCGTGATGCACGCCTGCGGCCACGACACCCACGTGGCCATGCTGATGGGCGCGGCCGAGGTGCTGAGCCAGGTGAAGAAAGATTTGCCCGGCACCATCAAGTTTATTTTTCAGCCCGCCGAGGAAGGCTCGTTGCCCGGCGTGGAAGGCGGCGCCAAGCTGATGGTGAAGGAAGGCGTGATGGAAAACCCCAAGGTGGATGCTGTGTTTGGGGTGCACATCAACGCCCAGACCGAAGTGGGCACGCTCAAGTACCGGGCCGGGGGCGAAATGGCGGCCTCCGACGTATTTACCATCAAGGTGAAGGGCAAGTCGGCCCACGGAGCCTACCCCTGGCTGAGCGTGGACCCGGTGGTGGTGGCGTCCCAGATTGTGATGGGCCTGCAAACCATCATCAGCCGCCAGACCCTGCTCACCGAGGATGCCGCCGTCATTACCGTGGGCATGATTCACGGCGGGGTGCGCAACAACATCATTCCCGAGCAGGTCGAGCTGACCGGCACCATCCGGACGCTCAACAAGGACATGCAGCGCAAGATCTGGGAGGACATCCGGCGCACGGCCACCAACATTGCCGAAAGCGCCAGCGCCACGGCCGAAGTCGACATCACCAACTACACGCCCGTGACCTTCAACGACCTGAAGCTGACCGAGCGGATGCTGCCCTCGTTGCGCACGGCCACCGGCAGCGCCGATAAAGTGGTGCAGCAAAAGGCCGTGACCGGGGCCGAGGATTTTGCCTTCTACCAGGAAAAAGCGCCCGGCCTGTTCGTCTTCGTCGGCGGCATGACCAAGGGCACCAACCCCGCCACCACCGCCCCGCACCACACGGCCGGCTTCCGCATCGACGAAAGCGGCCTGAAGCTGGGCGTAACGACCCTGGCCACCCTGGCCGCCGACTATTTAACCCTGAAAAAGTAA
- a CDS encoding ATP-grasp domain-containing protein — protein MNIALVTCESLAQYAAPTVEDEDTLLTRYLRQQGHQVAPRVWTNPAVDWAGYDKVVVKSPWDYFDRVDDFYAWLDRMDATGIELLNPSAIIRWNADKKYLRDLEQVGVKIVPTHWLPKGSTVVIDELFDILHSDQLVVKPAVSGGAKNTFTLTRPETAERLPELTELVQHEDFLVQPFQPEIQTEGEWSLIYLGGKYSHCVLKTPKSGDFRVQHYLGGGIEPREAPAHLRQAADQIVAQFAQGCLYARVDGVDAGGEFLLMELELIEPFLYLDSSEGAFARYEAALHQ, from the coding sequence ATGAACATTGCCCTGGTTACCTGCGAAAGCCTCGCCCAGTACGCCGCGCCCACCGTCGAAGATGAAGATACCCTGCTCACGCGCTACCTGCGCCAGCAGGGCCATCAGGTAGCGCCCCGCGTCTGGACCAACCCGGCCGTCGACTGGGCCGGCTACGATAAGGTGGTCGTGAAGTCGCCGTGGGACTACTTCGACCGGGTCGACGACTTCTACGCCTGGCTCGACCGGATGGACGCTACCGGCATCGAGTTGCTGAATCCCTCGGCCATTATCCGCTGGAATGCCGACAAGAAGTACCTGCGCGACCTGGAGCAGGTCGGCGTGAAGATCGTGCCCACGCACTGGCTGCCCAAGGGCAGCACCGTGGTTATCGACGAGCTGTTCGACATTTTGCACAGCGACCAGCTGGTGGTGAAGCCGGCCGTGAGCGGCGGGGCCAAAAACACCTTCACCCTGACCCGCCCCGAAACCGCCGAGCGTCTGCCCGAGCTTACTGAGCTGGTGCAGCACGAAGACTTTCTGGTGCAGCCCTTCCAGCCCGAAATCCAGACCGAGGGCGAATGGTCGCTCATCTACCTGGGCGGTAAGTACAGCCACTGCGTGCTGAAAACCCCCAAGTCGGGCGACTTCCGGGTGCAGCACTACCTGGGCGGCGGCATCGAGCCCCGCGAGGCCCCGGCCCACCTGCGCCAGGCGGCCGACCAGATCGTCGCGCAGTTTGCCCAGGGCTGCCTCTATGCCCGCGTCGATGGCGTAGATGCCGGCGGCGAGTTCCTGCTCATGGAGCTGGAGCTCATCGAGCCCTTCCTCTACCTGGATTCCAGCGAGGGTGCCTTTGCCCGCTACGAAGCCGCTTTGCACCAGTAG